The following coding sequences lie in one Steroidobacter denitrificans genomic window:
- the ileS gene encoding isoleucine--tRNA ligase, with amino-acid sequence MSDYKGTINLPKTGFPMKADLARREPEIQKWWEEQRIYAKLRDVARGRPTFILADGPPYANGAIHLGHAINKILKDVIVKSRGLDGFDAPYVPGWDCHGLPIEHQIEKAHGKAVKMLEPRAFRQACREYALEQIDAQRKDFKRLGVMGDWERPYLTLDRRYEADQLRAVAQILRNGHIYKGLKPVHWCLDCRSALAEAEVEYEERTSPAVDVRFAIVDPAELARRFALASVPDVPASVVIWTTTPWTLPANQAVAVGPSIRYRLIHTGIELLILASELAPKVLERAGIEDASGKAEGIGETTGEALEGLLLSHPFYERRVPVILGDHVTLDAGTGLVHTAPGHGQEDYVVGRKYKLTIDNPVGSDGRFLPDTPLFGGERVFDANAHVVAVLQQRGALLHQASLRHSYPHCWRHKSPVIFRATAQWFVGMEQAGLRKTALREIGKVKWTPAWGESRLGGMIADRPDWCISRQRMWGVPLALFTHRVSGELHPRSAELMDAVADRIEAEGIDAWYDLDPVALLGAEAPEYEKVTDIMDVWFDSGVSHYCVPKTRPEIRFPADLYLEGSDQHRGWFHSSLLVSCALHGHAPYRGVLTHGFTIDDKGRKMSKSLGNVILPQKVVGTLGADVLRLWVAATDYANEMSLSDEILKRVAESYRRIRNTARFLLGNLTGFDPAHDQVPLEELVAIDRWALWRTQQLQDEITAAYRNYQFHLIYQKLHNFCSVDLGGFYLDVLKDRLYTTGAGSHPRRSAQTAMSWIIEALVRWLAPILSFTAEEIWRFMPAPAAGERSESVFFTDWAALPQGAGQRPAIDWDALLRVRGAIARELEKLRNAGAIGAPLDAQVDLYCTAPVLQTLQIFGEELRFVFITSEARVYAADQRPAQAVAAQDGDDNDVWIVAAPSAAPKCVRCWHKRADVGSCAQHPELCGRCVINIEGPGERRCFG; translated from the coding sequence ATGAGCGATTACAAGGGCACGATCAACCTGCCGAAGACCGGCTTTCCCATGAAGGCCGATCTCGCCCGCCGCGAGCCCGAAATCCAGAAATGGTGGGAAGAGCAGCGCATCTACGCAAAACTGCGCGACGTGGCGCGCGGCCGCCCGACGTTTATTCTGGCCGACGGCCCCCCCTATGCCAATGGTGCGATACACCTCGGTCATGCGATCAACAAGATTCTCAAGGATGTGATCGTCAAATCCCGCGGCCTGGACGGCTTCGATGCTCCCTACGTACCCGGTTGGGATTGTCATGGGCTGCCGATCGAGCATCAGATCGAGAAGGCGCACGGCAAGGCGGTCAAAATGCTCGAGCCGCGGGCCTTTCGCCAAGCCTGCCGCGAATATGCATTGGAGCAGATCGACGCACAGCGCAAGGACTTCAAGCGCCTGGGCGTGATGGGCGATTGGGAGCGTCCCTATCTCACACTGGATCGGCGCTACGAAGCCGACCAGTTGCGCGCGGTGGCACAGATCCTGCGCAATGGCCACATCTATAAGGGTTTGAAGCCAGTGCACTGGTGCCTGGACTGCCGTTCGGCGCTTGCCGAGGCGGAGGTCGAGTACGAGGAACGTACTTCGCCCGCTGTTGACGTGCGCTTCGCGATCGTGGACCCGGCCGAGCTGGCCCGGCGCTTCGCTCTGGCCAGCGTGCCGGACGTGCCGGCCAGCGTGGTGATCTGGACCACCACACCCTGGACCTTGCCGGCGAATCAAGCGGTCGCCGTGGGGCCGAGCATTCGCTACCGTTTGATCCACACCGGCATAGAACTGCTGATACTGGCGAGCGAACTGGCGCCGAAGGTCCTGGAGCGGGCCGGCATCGAGGATGCCTCCGGCAAGGCCGAGGGGATAGGCGAGACGACGGGCGAGGCGCTGGAAGGCTTGCTGCTGTCGCATCCCTTTTATGAGCGCAGGGTGCCGGTGATCCTCGGGGATCACGTTACGCTGGATGCGGGCACGGGCCTGGTGCACACCGCGCCCGGACACGGTCAGGAAGACTATGTCGTAGGCCGGAAATACAAGCTGACGATCGACAATCCGGTCGGCAGCGACGGGCGTTTCCTGCCCGATACGCCGTTGTTCGGGGGGGAGCGGGTGTTCGACGCCAATGCTCACGTTGTCGCAGTATTGCAGCAGCGCGGCGCGCTGCTGCACCAGGCAAGCCTGCGTCATAGCTATCCTCATTGCTGGCGCCACAAATCTCCGGTGATCTTCCGGGCGACCGCCCAATGGTTCGTCGGCATGGAGCAGGCCGGTCTGCGCAAGACGGCCTTGCGCGAGATCGGCAAGGTGAAATGGACGCCCGCCTGGGGCGAGAGCCGTCTGGGGGGCATGATTGCCGATCGCCCCGATTGGTGCATTTCGCGCCAGCGTATGTGGGGCGTACCGCTGGCCTTGTTCACTCATCGGGTCAGCGGCGAGCTGCATCCGCGCTCCGCGGAGCTGATGGATGCCGTGGCCGATCGCATCGAGGCGGAGGGCATCGATGCCTGGTACGACCTGGATCCGGTCGCACTGCTGGGTGCCGAGGCGCCGGAGTATGAAAAAGTCACCGATATCATGGATGTCTGGTTTGATTCGGGGGTGTCGCACTACTGCGTGCCCAAGACTCGTCCCGAGATCCGTTTTCCCGCTGATCTGTATCTGGAAGGCTCCGATCAGCATCGCGGTTGGTTCCATAGTTCGCTGCTGGTGTCGTGCGCGCTGCACGGTCATGCGCCCTATCGTGGGGTACTCACCCACGGCTTCACGATCGATGACAAGGGACGCAAGATGTCGAAGTCGCTGGGCAACGTCATCCTGCCGCAGAAGGTTGTGGGGACGCTGGGGGCGGATGTCCTGCGTTTGTGGGTTGCCGCGACCGACTATGCCAACGAGATGAGTCTCTCGGATGAGATTCTGAAACGGGTCGCGGAATCCTATCGGCGTATCCGCAATACCGCGCGTTTCCTGCTCGGTAACCTGACTGGCTTTGACCCGGCGCACGACCAGGTGCCGCTCGAGGAACTGGTGGCGATCGATCGCTGGGCCCTGTGGCGCACTCAGCAGTTGCAGGATGAAATCACTGCGGCCTACCGCAACTATCAATTCCATTTGATCTATCAGAAGCTCCATAATTTCTGCAGCGTCGATTTGGGCGGCTTTTACCTGGATGTGCTCAAGGACCGGCTGTATACGACGGGCGCCGGCAGCCACCCGCGCCGCTCGGCGCAGACCGCGATGTCATGGATCATCGAGGCGCTGGTGCGCTGGCTGGCGCCGATTCTGTCGTTCACAGCCGAGGAGATCTGGCGATTCATGCCTGCGCCAGCCGCCGGCGAACGCAGCGAGTCGGTGTTCTTCACGGATTGGGCGGCGCTGCCGCAAGGGGCGGGACAGCGTCCGGCCATCGATTGGGATGCGCTGCTGCGGGTGCGCGGCGCCATTGCGCGCGAACTGGAAAAATTGCGCAACGCGGGCGCCATCGGTGCACCGCTCGATGCGCAGGTCGATCTGTACTGCACCGCGCCGGTGCTGCAGACCTTACAGATATTCGGCGAGGAACTACGTTTTGTTTTCATCACCTCCGAGGCGCGCGTGTATGCCGCGGATCAGCGTCCCGCGCAGGCCGTTGCGGCACAGGACGGCGATGACAATGACGTCTGGATCGTAGCGGCACCGAGCGCCGCGCCGAAATGTGTGCGTTGCTGGCACAAGCGGGCCGACGTGGGCAGCTGCGCGCAGCATCCGGAATTGTGCGGACGTTGTGTGATCAATATAGAAGGACCGGGTGAGCGTCGCTGCTTCGGTTGA
- a CDS encoding bifunctional riboflavin kinase/FAD synthetase: MELIRGLYSLHDRHRGCVLTIGAFDGIHLGHQEMIRVLRERAAAHRLPAVVLSFEPLPREFFARDAPPARLTRFREKVDALCHYGVERFVCLRFKQIRNLPAEVFVEEVLVRALGARELVVGHDFSFGRALTGNIGTLLALGPTAGFEVTQVPPFEIGGERVSSTRIRLALEAGDMASATRLLGRPYRMTGKVVQGAKLGRRLGFPTANLLPLRRATPLAGVFAIRVSGAGLHDAPGVASLGTRPVVNGKELLLEAHIFDFDGDLYRRTLHVDFIARLRDEKWFPDIGALVEQMHRDAAQAREILARETMT, from the coding sequence ATGGAACTCATTCGCGGCCTGTACAGTCTGCATGATCGGCACCGCGGTTGCGTGCTGACGATCGGCGCCTTCGACGGTATTCATCTTGGTCACCAGGAGATGATCCGGGTGTTGCGCGAGCGCGCCGCGGCGCATCGTCTGCCGGCAGTGGTACTATCCTTCGAGCCGCTCCCGCGTGAATTTTTCGCGCGCGACGCCCCGCCCGCGCGTTTGACCCGCTTTCGCGAAAAAGTGGATGCACTGTGCCATTACGGCGTCGAGCGTTTCGTCTGCCTGCGCTTCAAGCAGATCCGTAATCTACCAGCGGAAGTGTTCGTGGAAGAAGTGCTGGTACGGGCTTTGGGAGCGCGGGAGTTGGTCGTGGGCCATGACTTCAGCTTCGGCCGTGCCTTGACCGGCAATATCGGCACATTGCTGGCACTCGGACCGACGGCTGGATTCGAGGTCACGCAAGTGCCGCCGTTCGAGATCGGGGGGGAGCGTGTCAGCAGTACGCGTATCCGTTTGGCCCTGGAGGCCGGCGACATGGCGAGTGCGACCCGATTGCTGGGCCGGCCCTATCGCATGACGGGCAAGGTCGTGCAGGGCGCGAAACTCGGCCGACGGCTGGGTTTCCCCACTGCGAACCTGTTGCCCCTGCGGCGTGCGACACCGCTGGCGGGGGTGTTCGCGATCCGCGTATCGGGCGCCGGTTTGCATGATGCGCCTGGCGTGGCCAGCCTCGGCACCCGCCCGGTCGTGAATGGCAAGGAACTGTTGCTGGAGGCGCATATCTTTGATTTCGACGGCGACCTGTATCGACGTACCCTGCACGTTGATTTCATTGCCCGCCTGCGCGATGAAAAGTGGTTCCCGGATATCGGCGCGCTGGTCGAACAGATGCATCGCGATGCCGCACAGGCGCGCGAGATCCTGGCGCGCGAGACGATGACATGA